From Bos taurus isolate L1 Dominette 01449 registration number 42190680 breed Hereford chromosome 29, ARS-UCD2.0, whole genome shotgun sequence, a single genomic window includes:
- the LOC616911 gene encoding tripartite motif-containing protein 64: MDSDTLQVFQSELTCSICTKCFLDPVTIDCGHSFCRPCLSLCWEESQTPRSCPECREIPEWSDFKTNIALKRLASLARQARADHDHSSEEQICVTHQEAKGLFCEVDQTVLCGPCSECPEHAAHSHSPIHRAAEESREKLVKRMRTLWKLREEMKISLNQEANKTQSFENYVALRKAMITVQYQRIPLLLHEDEKMHLEALEQEAKEICQQLKGSVFTMTEQAESMREMYRELTEMCHKPDMELLQVRKEDPSSERETVF, encoded by the exons ATGGATTCAGACACACTGCAGGTCTTCCAGAGTGAACTCACCTGCTCCATCTGCACGAAGTGCTTCCTAGACCCCGTCACCATAGACTGTGGGCACAGCTTCTGCCGTCCCTGTCTGAGCCTTTGCTGGGAAGAAAGCCAGACCCCAAGGAGCTGCCCTGAGTGCAGGGAAATACCAGAGTGGTCTGATTTCAAAACCAACATTGCCCTCAAGAGGCTGGCTTCCCTTGCCAGACAGGCCAGAGCTGACCACGACCACAGCTCTGAGGAGCAGATCTGTGTGACACACCAGGAAGCCAAAGGCCTCTTCTGTGAGGTTGACCAGACCGTGCTCTGTGGGCCCTGCTCTGAATGCCCCGAGCACGCAGCTCACAGCCACAGTCCAATACACAGGGCTGCTGAGGAGTCCCGG GAGAAACTTGTGAAGAGAATGAGAACTTTATGGAAACtgagagaagaaatgaaaatcagtCTGAATCAGGAAGCTAATAAAACTCAGTCATTTGAg AATTATGTGGCCTTAAGGAAGGCCATGATTACAGTTCAATATCAGAGGATACCTCTATTGCTTCATGAGGACGAGAAAATGCATCTGGAGGCCCTGGAGCAAGAAGCCAAGGAGATTTGTCAACAACTCAAGGGGAGTGTGTTCACAATGACTGAACAGGCAGAAAGTATGAGGGAAATGTACAGAGAGCTGACTGAGATGTGTCACAAGCCGGACATGGAGCTGCTCCAGGTGAGAAAGGAGGATCCATCCTCAGAGAGAGAAACAGTCTTCTAG